The Candidatus Krumholzibacteriia bacterium genome window below encodes:
- a CDS encoding ATP-dependent helicase gives MSTKQSIELNDAQRSAVDAAIADPTNVVAGAGTGKTSVLVERYLKLVTDGVPIERLLALTFTLKAAGEMRERVRRAIAVRHPDLARRMSNAWIMNFHQFGYRFIKENAPALGIDPGVDVVSIAEFERIKRALRARFESGHIPGVPADFGGEPPPPTRLGSLFDNLMNVVHQCRSIMLAPGTLRTLVTKDDHPAYIARVDTVIALADEYEVELQRRGLLDFSDMITIPARALQEDTALAAGYRDAFDHILVDEFQDTSAAQNELLRSLSGGDFSCVTVVGDMKQSIYRWRDARVENIKEFPDPKPKELTVNYRSYQPILDLAHALVMNDPDLAHAAVPLTAHREGGDASVLLFHPEYGAERHDDEAEALGAWVDHLLGRTPAPGAWKLDPVEQLLQPHDIAILLRRFASSKLMPAIERVFQRRGIPFAIVGGANRTEARALESWHALLSLLLPGNRDVDLVAVLEAPPYRVSEASLAELFTDNDKSASSSPLECLDDARIAHVTDQRDATIMRDLRAGIHEAREVWRKQGFREFLVGSIENSPLRTRLMRDGTQPAAVDELLRELLDLTDGLARRGELNLATFLDHLRASLDERKFREDGEAALPRGRVAVMTVHQAKGLEFPAVAVVGVVDTPSRGEGFLVSRESGLYFGGDSGKNWNREKKQAENHDHEKRMEDMEERCVLYVALTRARDHLWVSASSVEGKKLLKSDSRDWLFTELIESARRLNLAQEIREAPASTEPGAPQHPVPNQTGQIAEHLLNEWVNLRARNEQTPDSPLADGIVTVTWSDLAAFARCPLQFQMSREAAHREGDLEEPGEARSIERGNSSVPPAVNPRDFGVFVHEILQRTATGEGLDAALGAAASRYDFGKHQATATRAARVLVEQAIAAGVAGPGEGVRTELPFAIRLDRIIVRGTIDRIDTTPAGTVITDYKVGDPSDDHAWQVQTYAWAAQRAGMEPPVTARVTYLRDTGADPVDVPMDQDIERITATLETAVASRAFPAKPGAPCSACAHRGVCEFVAQVPEG, from the coding sequence ATGTCAACGAAGCAGAGCATCGAACTGAACGACGCGCAGCGCAGCGCCGTCGACGCCGCTATCGCCGATCCCACCAATGTGGTGGCCGGTGCGGGCACCGGCAAGACCAGCGTGCTGGTCGAACGCTACCTCAAGCTGGTCACAGACGGCGTACCCATCGAACGGCTGCTGGCGCTCACCTTCACGCTCAAGGCCGCGGGCGAGATGCGCGAGCGCGTGCGCCGCGCCATCGCGGTGCGCCATCCCGACCTCGCGCGGCGCATGTCGAACGCCTGGATCATGAACTTCCACCAGTTCGGCTACCGTTTCATCAAGGAGAATGCGCCGGCGCTTGGCATCGATCCCGGTGTGGACGTGGTGTCGATTGCGGAGTTCGAGCGCATCAAGCGCGCGCTGCGTGCGCGCTTCGAGAGCGGCCACATTCCCGGCGTGCCGGCGGACTTCGGCGGCGAGCCCCCGCCGCCCACCAGGCTGGGGTCGCTCTTCGACAACCTCATGAACGTGGTGCACCAGTGCCGCAGCATCATGCTGGCCCCCGGAACCCTGCGAACGCTGGTCACAAAGGACGACCATCCCGCCTACATCGCGCGCGTGGACACGGTGATCGCGCTGGCGGACGAGTACGAGGTGGAGTTGCAGCGGCGCGGACTACTGGACTTCAGCGACATGATCACCATCCCCGCCCGCGCGCTGCAGGAAGACACCGCCCTCGCGGCGGGCTACCGCGACGCGTTCGACCACATCCTGGTGGACGAATTCCAGGACACCAGTGCCGCACAGAACGAGCTGCTGCGCTCGCTCTCCGGCGGCGACTTCTCGTGCGTCACCGTGGTGGGGGACATGAAGCAGTCGATCTACCGCTGGCGCGACGCGCGCGTGGAGAACATCAAGGAGTTCCCAGACCCGAAGCCGAAGGAACTCACCGTCAACTATCGCTCCTACCAGCCCATCCTCGACCTCGCGCACGCGCTGGTCATGAACGATCCCGACCTCGCGCACGCGGCCGTCCCGCTCACCGCGCACCGCGAGGGTGGAGACGCGAGCGTGCTCCTGTTTCATCCCGAGTATGGCGCAGAGCGGCACGACGACGAGGCGGAGGCGCTGGGCGCGTGGGTGGACCACCTGCTGGGGCGAACGCCCGCACCCGGTGCATGGAAGCTGGACCCGGTTGAACAGCTGCTGCAGCCCCACGACATCGCCATCCTGCTGCGCCGCTTCGCCAGCAGCAAGCTCATGCCCGCCATTGAGCGCGTGTTCCAGCGCCGCGGCATCCCCTTCGCCATCGTGGGCGGCGCCAACCGCACCGAGGCGCGCGCACTGGAAAGCTGGCACGCACTCCTCTCGCTGCTCCTTCCCGGCAACCGCGACGTGGACCTGGTGGCGGTCCTGGAAGCACCGCCGTACCGTGTGAGCGAGGCATCGCTCGCGGAACTCTTCACAGACAACGACAAGTCGGCTTCGTCCAGCCCGCTCGAGTGTCTCGACGACGCGCGCATCGCACACGTTACCGACCAACGCGACGCCACCATCATGCGCGACCTGCGCGCGGGCATCCACGAGGCACGGGAGGTGTGGAGGAAACAGGGCTTCCGCGAGTTCCTCGTGGGGTCCATCGAGAACAGCCCGCTGCGCACGCGCCTCATGCGCGACGGCACCCAGCCCGCCGCCGTGGACGAACTCCTGCGCGAGCTGCTCGACCTGACCGACGGCCTCGCGCGCCGCGGCGAGTTGAACCTCGCCACCTTCCTCGACCACCTGCGTGCGAGCCTCGACGAGCGCAAGTTCCGCGAGGATGGCGAGGCGGCACTGCCGCGGGGCCGCGTGGCGGTGATGACCGTCCACCAGGCCAAGGGCCTCGAGTTCCCCGCGGTTGCCGTCGTGGGCGTGGTGGACACGCCGTCGCGCGGCGAGGGCTTCCTCGTGTCGCGCGAGAGCGGCCTGTACTTTGGCGGGGACAGCGGAAAGAACTGGAACCGTGAGAAGAAGCAGGCGGAGAACCACGATCACGAGAAGCGCATGGAAGACATGGAGGAGCGCTGCGTGCTCTACGTGGCCCTCACCCGCGCACGCGACCACCTGTGGGTGAGCGCTTCCAGCGTGGAAGGGAAGAAGCTGCTCAAGAGCGACTCCCGCGACTGGCTCTTCACCGAACTGATCGAGAGCGCGCGTAGACTGAACCTCGCGCAAGAGATCCGCGAGGCCCCGGCCAGCACAGAACCCGGGGCACCACAGCACCCGGTCCCGAACCAGACTGGCCAGATTGCAGAACACCTGCTCAACGAATGGGTGAACCTGCGCGCACGCAACGAGCAGACACCCGACAGTCCGCTGGCGGACGGCATCGTCACCGTCACCTGGTCCGACCTCGCCGCCTTTGCCCGCTGCCCGCTCCAGTTCCAGATGAGCCGCGAGGCGGCCCATCGAGAGGGAGACCTCGAGGAACCCGGCGAGGCGCGTTCCATCGAGCGTGGCAACTCCTCCGTACCGCCCGCCGTCAATCCCCGGGACTTCGGCGTGTTCGTCCACGAGATCCTGCAGCGTACCGCGACCGGCGAGGGCCTCGACGCGGCCCTCGGGGCGGCCGCAAGCCGCTATGACTTCGGGAAGCACCAGGCAACCGCCACACGCGCTGCACGAGTGCTGGTGGAGCAGGCCATCGCCGCCGGGGTCGCCGGCCCCGGCGAAGGTGTCCGCACCGAACTCCCCTTCGCCATCCGCCTCGACCGCATCATCGTCCGCGGAACCATAGACAGGATTGACACGACTCCCGCCGGCACCGTCATCACCGACTATAAGGTGGGGGACCCCAGCGACGACCACGCCTGGCAGGTGCAAACCTACGCGTGGGCCGCACAGCGGGCAGGCATGGAGCCACCCGTCACCGCGCGCGTGACCTATCTCCGCGATACCGGAGCCGACCCGGTGGACGTGCCGATGGACCAGGACATCGAGCGCATCACCGCAACCCTGGAGACCGCCGTCGCTTCGCGCGCGTTCCCGGCGAAGCCCGGAGCACCCTGTTCCGCGTGCGCGCACCGGGGCGTATGCGAGTTCGTAGCGCAGGTTCCGGAAGGGTGA
- a CDS encoding helix-turn-helix transcriptional regulator, with protein sequence MVHDDSSAHPIIAAAEAKAIPVASMVESIVGCKWSVGLLRLLADGCSRPSAILRASTGLSAKVMNERLRKMLRFGIVSRTVFGDKPPVEVEYVLTPFGRRFIGIIEEVRRLQEAVDRGAISETAVMRKEAAPRDRLTSR encoded by the coding sequence ATGGTCCACGACGATTCGTCCGCTCATCCGATTATTGCGGCCGCCGAGGCCAAGGCCATTCCCGTCGCCTCGATGGTCGAGAGCATCGTCGGATGCAAATGGTCCGTAGGACTGCTCCGGCTTCTCGCCGACGGATGTAGTCGGCCCAGCGCCATCCTTCGGGCCTCCACGGGTCTGTCCGCAAAGGTAATGAACGAGCGCCTGCGCAAGATGCTTCGCTTCGGCATCGTGAGTCGCACCGTGTTCGGCGACAAGCCGCCCGTCGAAGTCGAGTATGTGCTCACGCCCTTCGGCCGTCGCTTCATAGGGATCATCGAAGAAGTTCGCCGGCTGCAGGAGGCCGTTGACCGTGGGGCCATCTCGGAGACTGCGGTGATGCGGAAGGAGGCGGCCCCGCGCGATCGCCTAACCAGCCGATGA
- a CDS encoding type II toxin-antitoxin system PemK/MazF family toxin — translation MELRRGDIWWASLPRPTGSAPGHRRPVLVIQSDVFNSSRIGTVIVAAITSNLDLARAPGNVRLETSQSGMSKGSVVSVSQLATIDRRILTEHVTSLPDALMARVDAGIRLVLTV, via the coding sequence GTGGAGCTTCGGCGGGGTGACATCTGGTGGGCCTCCCTGCCCCGGCCAACGGGATCGGCGCCGGGGCACCGGCGGCCCGTACTTGTCATTCAGAGTGATGTGTTCAACAGCAGCCGCATCGGTACCGTCATCGTGGCGGCAATCACCTCGAACCTCGACCTCGCCCGCGCACCCGGCAACGTGCGCCTCGAGACATCGCAGAGCGGAATGTCAAAAGGCTCCGTCGTCAGTGTCTCCCAGTTGGCCACGATCGACCGCCGCATCCTGACTGAACACGTCACCTCTCTGCCCGACGCGCTCATGGCCCGCGTCGACGCCGGCATCCGCCTCGTGCTCACCGTGTGA
- a CDS encoding alpha/beta hydrolase — MRYSTSRRVSPKLVILMLSLLPLLIIPLIITSCRGDASQDGNARGATTATLGPEEEVRFTNGSTSLAGTLFWPAEKADCPAVVVLAGSDRSERGGLRTAIARHFASHGVAAMVYDSPGTGSSSGNALLQSSVDRVAEALSAVAYLRSLTGIRSTAVGLFGGSEGANIALMACAGDAGVAFVIPVSSSLGVSLLDILRYSAEKKGYQQGLTPDEIAQATTFKEIAFVLLSGVEIVEWPLIESRVRQWDDAPWLALIDLARQRGRALTQAEKEAFLDTFRTIIARFETQRWFAVVDVGNAVQRMLSLDANAFFGLLESGRYSRDWERSLCFGDAEIPCPVLAIWGEEDSFLPPHQSAARLKKYLVDSGHSDYEVIVFPGASHFLTLPGQRANFVPGYLDTVVNWVGKRFGS; from the coding sequence ATGCGTTATTCGACCAGTCGAAGGGTCAGTCCGAAACTCGTGATCCTGATGTTGTCGCTACTGCCCCTGCTCATTATCCCGCTCATTATTACTTCGTGTCGAGGCGATGCCAGCCAGGATGGGAATGCTCGAGGGGCGACCACGGCGACGCTGGGACCAGAGGAGGAAGTCCGCTTCACGAACGGATCAACCAGTCTTGCGGGCACCCTGTTCTGGCCGGCCGAGAAAGCCGACTGCCCGGCGGTCGTGGTGCTCGCAGGGAGCGACAGGAGCGAACGTGGCGGATTGCGGACCGCGATCGCAAGACACTTCGCATCTCATGGCGTGGCGGCAATGGTCTACGACAGCCCCGGGACGGGCTCTTCAAGCGGGAACGCGCTGCTTCAGAGTAGCGTTGATCGAGTCGCCGAAGCGCTATCCGCCGTCGCCTACCTTCGAAGTCTGACCGGCATTCGTTCCACGGCGGTTGGCCTCTTCGGAGGTAGTGAAGGAGCGAACATCGCGCTGATGGCCTGTGCGGGGGACGCCGGAGTGGCGTTCGTGATCCCTGTGTCGAGCTCGCTGGGTGTGTCGCTTCTCGACATCCTGAGATACAGCGCCGAAAAGAAGGGTTACCAGCAGGGACTCACCCCCGACGAAATCGCGCAGGCGACGACGTTCAAGGAGATCGCGTTCGTGCTGTTGAGTGGCGTAGAAATTGTCGAATGGCCACTGATCGAATCGAGAGTGAGGCAATGGGATGACGCCCCCTGGCTGGCGCTCATCGATCTTGCCAGGCAACGTGGAAGAGCGTTGACTCAGGCGGAGAAGGAAGCGTTCCTGGACACATTCAGGACGATCATCGCGCGCTTTGAGACTCAACGATGGTTCGCCGTGGTGGATGTGGGCAATGCCGTCCAACGAATGCTCAGCCTGGATGCGAACGCGTTTTTTGGTCTTCTTGAGTCGGGGCGGTATTCCCGCGATTGGGAGAGGAGTCTCTGCTTTGGTGATGCGGAGATTCCATGTCCCGTGCTTGCCATCTGGGGGGAAGAAGACTCGTTTCTGCCGCCGCATCAGAGCGCGGCGAGGCTGAAGAAGTACCTGGTGGATTCTGGCCATTCCGACTATGAAGTGATTGTCTTTCCGGGTGCGAGTCATTTCCTGACCCTTCCGGGGCAGCGGGCGAACTTCGTGCCGGGTTATCTCGATACGGTGGTGAACTGGGTTGGCAAACGATTCGGCTCTTAA
- a CDS encoding PD-(D/E)XK nuclease family protein, translated as MQLAPAIKNYLLAAPGHRRVIGPPGSGKTTLLVERYRALIARGRRPGIIAFGREQQERLLDLVLPPGAVHLGPSPVTTHALIASALLDASRPGRTRTLRDVDELLVLGRLLRREPSLLSSDLSRIAGSPTFLRDLVESVHALAQHGLTPAAAKQCAHTTNNPRIRDVFNVYRRYREVCDDRGLVTFYDAAWRAAERFDAGGIASPLAGFHVVLIDDFHDLDPGQYRLLTSLLPPGGATTIEVFGDPTGARFAFRGTSDRHLERLRRDRATTDFELSAPQSPDVALNQTIASLVTLTSRIAPAPSSPDLPLFANAIPRDSHAVRPAWPCEASLVIADDEIAEAQAIAARIRTALDQGTAPRDIAVIARDPARYRSALAMACYEWGVALDAGGDGNGAVEDFVRSLLGALGADNDGRFGESLATSPFYPPLSGGMDGDELVRALRRDYAQRGGGFDLERLVHERVVPLLAQGDAVSRASLAEVADEWRRYGEVVGHAGGGASLDEFRFVYLGEPVHRLAATGRVAFLSPREASGRSFRTVFVCGCAEGYFPAADVRDGYISMAALARALEPVNPDAAADLAARVDETKVERVENALLLTALTRARESITILCPAKIAGEATLPARVLAADERPFTAETTGRVTSPCARAAAAVAMSPGGEATAAKLREFDALAGWWTSPPPPERLPAIASFTMSPSKLNSYARCPRQFFYRNVLRIEEPESIYLRVGSLVHEALKEIIPVGATGDEVRAALGHAGTREIAERLVSKEMGDAGVWMRDLSVHYLEGMLTHVAELEAQREGSYRVRVQEESVETSIEGMPMRGRFDRIDDVGGLGPVIIDYKTSGTISKTYPTLIDKIETDYWQIPAYATMAASTGRAAASFVYYVLPPGEPGLAVGVQLAPGGRPAPIPLGKRRPHRYGPVDAGVIVAAMAHAVETHRTIVEGECRYERTANTTICPNCHFARICQRSRASN; from the coding sequence ATGCAACTCGCACCCGCCATCAAGAATTACCTGCTGGCCGCGCCCGGACACAGGCGTGTCATCGGCCCGCCGGGCAGCGGCAAGACGACGCTGCTGGTGGAACGCTACCGCGCACTCATCGCGCGCGGACGCCGGCCGGGGATCATCGCATTCGGACGCGAGCAGCAGGAGCGCCTGCTGGACCTGGTGCTGCCGCCCGGCGCGGTGCACCTGGGGCCCAGCCCGGTGACGACCCACGCGCTCATCGCATCGGCGCTTCTTGATGCCAGCCGTCCCGGCCGCACACGCACATTGCGCGACGTCGACGAGCTGCTCGTGCTGGGAAGACTCCTGCGCCGCGAGCCGTCGCTGCTTTCAAGCGACCTCTCGCGCATCGCGGGATCGCCAACGTTTCTGCGCGACCTGGTGGAATCGGTTCACGCGCTGGCGCAACACGGTCTGACACCCGCCGCCGCGAAGCAATGCGCGCACACCACGAACAACCCGCGCATCCGCGACGTGTTCAACGTGTATCGCCGCTACCGCGAAGTGTGCGACGACCGTGGCCTGGTGACGTTCTACGACGCGGCGTGGCGCGCGGCGGAGCGCTTTGACGCGGGTGGCATTGCCTCGCCGTTGGCCGGCTTCCATGTGGTCCTCATCGACGACTTCCACGACCTCGACCCGGGCCAGTATCGGCTGCTCACGAGCTTGTTGCCGCCGGGCGGCGCCACCACGATCGAAGTGTTCGGGGATCCCACCGGCGCGCGCTTCGCCTTCCGGGGGACGAGTGATCGCCATCTGGAGCGCCTCCGGCGCGACCGTGCAACAACAGACTTCGAGCTGAGCGCACCCCAGAGCCCCGACGTCGCGTTGAACCAGACGATCGCAAGTCTCGTTACCCTCACCTCCCGCATCGCCCCGGCGCCTTCTTCCCCGGACCTTCCGCTGTTCGCGAACGCAATCCCGCGCGACTCACACGCTGTACGTCCCGCATGGCCATGCGAGGCGTCCCTCGTCATCGCCGACGACGAGATCGCCGAGGCGCAGGCCATCGCCGCGCGCATCCGCACCGCACTCGATCAGGGCACCGCGCCGCGCGACATCGCGGTGATTGCGCGCGACCCCGCGCGCTATCGTTCGGCGCTCGCGATGGCGTGCTACGAGTGGGGCGTTGCGCTGGACGCCGGCGGCGACGGGAACGGGGCGGTGGAGGACTTCGTTCGGTCGCTGCTGGGCGCGCTCGGAGCCGACAACGACGGCCGCTTTGGCGAATCACTGGCCACGTCGCCCTTTTACCCGCCGCTCAGCGGCGGGATGGACGGCGACGAACTCGTGCGCGCGCTCAGGCGCGACTACGCACAGCGCGGTGGTGGCTTCGACCTGGAGCGCCTCGTGCACGAGCGCGTGGTGCCCCTGCTGGCGCAGGGAGACGCCGTCTCGCGCGCGTCACTCGCGGAAGTGGCCGATGAGTGGCGCCGCTACGGAGAGGTGGTCGGCCACGCCGGAGGCGGGGCGTCACTGGACGAGTTCCGCTTTGTCTATCTCGGCGAGCCGGTTCACCGGCTCGCCGCGACGGGTCGTGTCGCGTTCCTCTCGCCGCGGGAAGCCAGCGGACGCTCGTTCCGTACCGTCTTCGTATGTGGCTGCGCGGAAGGTTACTTCCCGGCCGCCGACGTTCGCGATGGCTACATCTCCATGGCGGCGCTCGCGCGGGCACTGGAACCGGTGAACCCGGACGCCGCCGCGGATCTCGCCGCGCGCGTGGACGAGACAAAGGTGGAGCGCGTGGAGAACGCCCTCCTTTTGACCGCCCTCACGCGGGCGCGCGAGTCAATCACCATTCTCTGTCCCGCGAAAATCGCCGGTGAGGCCACCCTGCCCGCACGTGTCCTCGCCGCGGACGAACGCCCGTTCACCGCCGAAACCACCGGCCGCGTGACGTCTCCCTGCGCGCGCGCCGCCGCCGCGGTGGCCATGTCGCCGGGCGGTGAAGCAACCGCCGCGAAACTGCGCGAGTTCGACGCACTCGCGGGGTGGTGGACGTCGCCGCCGCCGCCGGAACGGCTGCCGGCGATCGCATCGTTCACCATGAGCCCGTCCAAGCTCAACTCGTACGCGCGCTGTCCACGGCAGTTCTTCTACCGCAACGTGCTGAGAATCGAGGAACCCGAGTCCATCTACCTGCGCGTGGGATCCCTGGTGCACGAGGCGCTCAAGGAAATCATCCCGGTGGGAGCCACGGGCGATGAAGTGCGCGCCGCACTGGGCCACGCGGGAACGCGCGAGATCGCCGAGCGCCTGGTGTCGAAGGAGATGGGGGATGCCGGCGTCTGGATGCGCGACCTCTCCGTCCACTACCTGGAGGGCATGCTCACGCACGTGGCGGAGCTGGAAGCGCAACGCGAGGGCAGCTACCGCGTGCGGGTGCAGGAGGAATCCGTTGAGACATCCATCGAGGGAATGCCCATGCGGGGGCGATTCGACCGCATCGACGATGTGGGCGGACTGGGACCGGTGATCATCGACTACAAGACATCGGGAACCATCTCGAAGACGTACCCCACGCTGATCGACAAGATCGAGACCGACTACTGGCAGATCCCGGCCTATGCCACCATGGCCGCCTCCACCGGCCGCGCCGCGGCCAGCTTCGTTTACTACGTGCTTCCCCCGGGGGAGCCGGGGCTGGCGGTGGGTGTGCAGCTCGCGCCCGGCGGTCGTCCCGCGCCGATTCCACTGGGCAAGCGGCGGCCCCACCGCTATGGACCGGTGGACGCCGGCGTCATCGTCGCGGCCATGGCGCACGCGGTCGAGACCCACCGCACAATCGTGGAAGGCGAGTGCCGCTACGAACGCACCGCCAACACCACCATCTGTCCCAACTGTCATTTCGCGAGGATATGTCAACGAAGCAGAGCATCGAACTGA
- a CDS encoding HAD family phosphatase — translation MADNARLPKFTELTRARVVIFDFDGVLVDSERFHFETYSAVFRKYGHVIDETEYYKYWTSLGLGPKGEVERYHLPIDPQRIRDEKRPIFSEYCRNGTIRFFPEAHELVERLAAAGKTLTIASGTVRSDIEAVLKNEGLSDAFAAIAGSDMVAAPKPAPDIFLHALEMVNARPEEALVFEDAEKGVGSAIAANIPVIVVRTRETKGIDFPGADLVVDSHRELAELARRAFPG, via the coding sequence TTGGCTGACAACGCGCGGCTCCCGAAATTCACGGAACTCACCCGCGCGCGCGTGGTCATCTTCGACTTCGACGGCGTGCTGGTGGACAGCGAGCGCTTCCATTTTGAAACCTACAGCGCCGTGTTCAGGAAGTACGGTCACGTCATCGACGAAACCGAGTACTACAAGTACTGGACCTCGCTGGGCCTGGGGCCGAAGGGCGAGGTGGAGCGCTACCACCTTCCCATCGACCCGCAGCGCATTCGCGACGAGAAGCGCCCCATTTTCAGCGAGTACTGCAGGAACGGCACCATCCGTTTCTTCCCCGAGGCGCACGAACTGGTGGAACGGCTGGCCGCGGCTGGAAAAACGCTCACCATTGCCAGCGGCACCGTGCGGAGTGACATCGAGGCGGTACTCAAGAACGAAGGGCTGAGCGATGCCTTTGCCGCCATCGCCGGCAGCGACATGGTGGCGGCGCCCAAGCCCGCGCCGGACATCTTTCTGCACGCGCTGGAAATGGTGAACGCGCGCCCCGAAGAGGCGCTGGTGTTCGAAGACGCGGAGAAGGGCGTGGGATCGGCGATCGCCGCCAACATCCCCGTCATCGTGGTGAGGACGCGGGAGACGAAGGGCATCGACTTTCCCGGCGCCGACCTGGTGGTGGACTCGCACAGGGAACTGGCCGAGCTGGCGCGCCGCGCTTTCCCGGGCTAG
- a CDS encoding MoxR family ATPase: MQYEIQALNERVEREARFVPVLQKAIQNVIVGQRYLVDRLLIGLLCDGHVLIEGVPGLAKTLSVKTLAGAVRTSFRRIQFTPDLLPADLLGTEIYNPRDHTFSAKKGPIFANFILADEINRAPAKVQSALLECMQERQVTIGDKTYPLEFPFLVLATQNPIEQEGTYPLPEAQVDRFMLKLKVTYPAREEERQIMEVVTAGKMPAVEPVIDPDVLKTAQQVVREIYMDEKVKDYILDIVFATRDPEAFKLNIKHLIGYGGSPRATIFLAQASRAHAFLRGRGYVTPEDVKAIAFDVLRHRVIVTYEAEAEGLDSEAVLQRILDHIEVP; this comes from the coding sequence ATGCAGTATGAGATTCAGGCGCTGAACGAGCGCGTGGAGCGCGAGGCGCGCTTCGTGCCCGTGCTCCAGAAGGCCATCCAGAACGTCATCGTCGGCCAGCGCTACCTGGTGGACCGGCTGCTGATCGGGCTGTTGTGCGACGGCCACGTGCTCATCGAGGGCGTGCCCGGGCTGGCCAAGACCCTGTCCGTCAAGACGCTGGCCGGGGCGGTGCGCACGTCGTTCCGGCGCATCCAGTTCACCCCGGACCTGCTGCCCGCCGACCTGCTCGGCACCGAGATCTACAACCCGCGCGACCACACCTTCTCCGCCAAGAAGGGCCCCATCTTCGCCAACTTCATCCTGGCGGACGAGATCAACCGCGCGCCGGCAAAAGTCCAAAGCGCGCTGCTCGAGTGCATGCAGGAGCGCCAGGTCACCATCGGCGACAAGACCTATCCGCTCGAGTTCCCCTTCCTGGTGCTGGCCACCCAGAACCCCATCGAGCAGGAGGGCACCTACCCGCTCCCCGAGGCACAGGTCGACCGATTCATGCTGAAACTCAAGGTCACCTATCCCGCGCGCGAAGAAGAGCGGCAGATCATGGAGGTGGTGACGGCGGGCAAGATGCCGGCGGTGGAGCCGGTCATCGATCCGGACGTGCTCAAGACCGCGCAGCAGGTGGTGCGCGAGATCTACATGGACGAGAAGGTGAAGGACTACATCCTCGACATCGTCTTCGCCACCCGCGACCCCGAGGCGTTCAAGCTAAACATCAAGCACCTCATCGGCTACGGCGGCTCGCCGCGCGCCACCATCTTCCTCGCGCAGGCGTCGCGCGCGCACGCGTTCCTGCGCGGGCGCGGCTACGTGACCCCGGAGGACGTGAAGGCGATCGCCTTCGACGTGCTGCGCCATCGCGTCATCGTCACCTACGAGGCGGAGGCCGAGGGGCTGGATTCGGAAGCGGTGCTGCAGCGAATCCTCGACCACATAGAGGTCCCCTGA
- a CDS encoding thioredoxin family protein, with the protein MKKKAVFYHAGCPVCVSAEQSVLAALDRNRFDVEVVHLGTTKGRVSEAEKLGIKSVPALALDGKVFHINFGADLSALK; encoded by the coding sequence ATGAAGAAGAAAGCCGTATTCTACCACGCCGGATGCCCCGTGTGCGTCAGCGCCGAACAGTCGGTGCTCGCAGCACTGGACAGGAACCGCTTCGATGTCGAGGTCGTGCATCTCGGGACGACCAAGGGACGCGTCTCGGAAGCGGAGAAGCTCGGCATCAAGTCCGTCCCCGCGCTCGCGCTGGATGGCAAAGTCTTTCATATCAACTTCGGCGCCGACCTGTCCGCCCTCAAGTGA
- a CDS encoding ribbon-helix-helix domain-containing protein, with product MKTAISVPDNLFEAAEKVARRLGISRSELYQRAIAQYLERKGGDIVRERLDAVYGVWNNRGLDPLIEVASQAILPDQDW from the coding sequence ATGAAGACCGCTATCTCCGTACCCGACAATCTCTTCGAAGCGGCCGAGAAGGTGGCCCGGCGCCTGGGCATATCACGGAGCGAGCTGTACCAGCGGGCGATCGCCCAGTACCTGGAACGCAAGGGTGGCGACATCGTTCGCGAGCGTCTCGATGCCGTGTACGGCGTCTGGAACAACCGGGGCCTGGACCCGCTCATCGAAGTTGCCAGCCAGGCGATCCTTCCGGACCAGGACTGGTGA